In Phycisphaerae bacterium RAS1, the genomic window AAAAGGATTGAGCACGCGCTCGATGTGATCCTGCAGCATGCCCTTTCCGTTGTCGCAGATGTCAATTTCGACCTGGCCGTCATCTCGCCGGGCCGAAATCGTCAGCATCTCGCGAAGGTCTTCGCAGGCCTTGTGGCTGTTGAGAATGAGGTTCAGCAACAGGTGCACGAGCATGTCGCGATGGGCCAGGACGTGTATTTCCGGCGGCACGACCACGCGCAGCAGGATTGACGCCTGCTGCGCCGGGCGAATCACGGTATCGAGCGCCGCCTGCACCGCATCCGCCACGCGCACCGCCGTCGGCGGATCGCTTTTCGCCCCGGTCAGATCGAGCACGCGGCGGCTGAGGTCGATCGCCCGCTGGGCCTGATTCATGCCGCGCGTCAGCGTTTTCTTCATCATCTCCGGGTCGCCGGTCGAGATGGCGAGCTCGGCCGAGGCGACCAGGGGCGTCATGAGGTTGTTGAATTCGTGGGCGATGACCGCGGTCAGAGAGCCGAGCGTCGCCAGCTTCTGGCACGAAAGAAGCCGGCTTTCGAGCGCCGCGATGGCGCCGAGCAAATCGGTGGTCGGCGGAGGGGAACGAAAATCCGCGCGGGGCGCTTCACGCTGTCCCGTGAGATCGACCGTGTTTTCCGAGGCGTGAAGTGGAGAGTTCAACGGCTTCCTTCCGCAGTACTCTCGGGCGCTCGCTTCTAGCCGCGACGTATCCTACCGGCCCGCGCAGCCGCGTCAAACCCAGCCGCGCGGCCGATGCACCTTCGGGAGTGCGGGCCTCTGGCCCGCCGCCGCATGAACGAGGGGGCCGGCGCCGCGGGGTCACAGTTCCGCGGCGCCGGCCTGGGTCATCATTGGTTCGCAGAGCGCGGGAACCGCGCTTCAAGACGGCGAAATGGACTCCTCCAGCACGCTGCGCAGCTTGCTCAGCGCCCGGTTCTGAATCTGTCGCACGCGCTCTTTGGTCACGCCGATCATCTCGCCCACTTGTTCGAGCGTCTTGGCTTTGTTCTCGGGGTCGGCGGCGGGGTCGAGCGCGAAGCGCGCGGAGATCACCTGCTGCTCCACCTGATTGAGCTGCGCCAGGTTGCGGCCCAGGATCGACTTCAGCTCATCGACGTACTCGACCTCAACCGTCACGCGCTTCTGATTCACGTGATCGCTCTTCTCCATGGTCGGGTCGAATTCGGTCGGAAAGTAACCGCGGTAGCGGGCGGCCCGCGTGGCGACGCGCGAAAAGCTCTTCAGGATCGCGCGGCACGCGTACGTACTGAACTTGAAGCCGCGGTTGCAGTCGAACTTGTCGGCGCTGCGAAGCAGGGCCAGGTTTCCTTCGCTGATCAGGTCCGAAAAATCGACGCCGGTGATGCGCGTCCGCTTGGACATCGCCAGCACCAGCGGCATGTTGATGCGCACGATCTCGTCGCGCGTCTCGAGCACGATCAATTCGTAGCGGACCAGCTCGCGAATGGCGTCGACCGTCAGCCGCCGGCCCGCGAATTCCTCCAGCTTCTGCATCACGCGCCAACGCGAGTAATTCAGCCGCAGGAAGAGCTGCCGCTCGGACGCAGCCGCGGGCGAGAGCTCGCCGTCGGCCAGAAGGTCCATGCCGCTGTCGTCGGGCTTGAGTGGCCGCCGGGGCGTCTTCTCGACGCGGACCAATCGACCGGTGTAGAGCGATTCAGAGTCCTGCCTGAGGAACGACGAGTCGAATACGCACTCGGCCGTCTCGGTCAGGACGCGCTTGACCACCTCTACGTGATCGTCGGGCAACGTCCGCAGCACCGCGTTTGCGGGCAGCTTGCTGGTGGGTTCGATCTTTCGGACGGGACTGACGATTTCGGGCTGCTCACCGGGAAGCATGACGCTCCATTCCCTCCGCTCTCCTCCGAGAGCGAACAACCTGGCCGGGCCCGTGAAATCGCGCGTTTGGAAAAAGCGCGCAGCATCGCGGGCAGGCACGAACTCAGTTGTATGAAGGAGCCTGACGCACAGCACTGGGGGGAGCGACCAGTTCTGTTTGCCGCGCGTCGGCAACTTTGGGGAGCCGACGGAAGTATACACAAAGCAAGCAGTGTCTGCAAATAGGCTGGGCGCAAAGCCGGACCGCTTCCGCGATTTTTCGACGCGGGCCATCTGGCAAGACCAGCAAAATACGCAGGTTAGGGTGGCCGCCACCGCCCTGGAGCCGGCCTTCAGAATTTTCTCGCGCAATATGCACGATCCCCAAGTGTCCGATATCCATGCGCCGAAATGAGCCCCCAACTCGGACTGTCATTACGTTATAGCAACACCACCCCCACGAAAGTCAAGCGCGACAACAAACGTGGCAAATGTAGGGTCCGCTGTGCAGACCATCGCCTGCTATCCCGGCGTACTCGTCTCCACCTCCGCCACCATCATGTGAATCAGCTTCCCCGCGAAGCCCATCACATCCTTCGCCGCCGCGCGCCCCTCCGCCGACTTCATCGCCGCATCCAGCGCCGCCTGATTGTCGAAATACAGTTCCGCCTGCAGAAAATAGCGCGCCTCGCCCCCGCCCGCGGCTGACTTGATCACCCCCAGCTCGCACTTGCGCAGCCCGGGCATCTTCATCGCCAGCGGCATGTGCGTCTCGCGGTAGTGCGTATTGAAGGCGGCGGCGTCATCCGGCTTGCTGTACAGAGCGATGAGCTTGACCACGTGCGCATCCTCGAAGGGGGCCCTGGAAATCGTCGCGGGATTGTAACCGCGTCGGCTGCCGCGCGGTGGACCGTCCCGCATTTCACCGCCGCATCGCGATATCCGTGCGCGCCAGCAGATAGAAAAAGAACCCCGCCCCGATCAGGTTTGTAATCACGCCGACCGGCAGCTCGTACACACGCACGCTGCGGCCGATCGCGTCGCACCACGCCAGAAACGCCGCCCCTCCCAGCGCCGCGCCGCCCAGAAGCGGCAGCGTCCGCGCTCCGACCACCGCCCGCGTCATGTGCGGCAGCATCAACCCCACAAACCCGATCGGCCCGCAGTTCGCCACGACCACCGCCGTCAGCAGCCCCACCAACAGGTAGCAGCTCCAGACCACGCGCGACACCGGCACGCCGCGCGACGCCGCCACGTCGTCGCCCAGCGCCAGCAGGTCCAGCGCCCGGTGCTGCGCCGCCGCGGCCAGCCAGACGATCAGCAGCGCGACTCCCACCTCGGCCGCGGCGGTCGGGCGCGCCCCGGCCAGCGAGCCCATCATCCACTTCACGATGTCATTCGTTACGACGCGGTCCGCCAGAAACGTGACCAGCAGCACCCCCGCGGAGGACAGGTAGGCCACGCACACGCCCGCCAGAAGCAGGTGCGTCATATCCCGCTGCCCGCGAAAACGCGCCATGAGATAAACCAGTCCAATCGCCCCCAGCGCCCCGACGAACGCCAGCACCGGCAACTCCGGCAGGTGCAGCTCAATCCCCACGAGCGCCGCCAGGCTCCAGCGCGAGCCCAATCCACACAGGAACCCGATCGCCGCCGCCAGCGACGCCCCGCTGGCGACGCCCAGGGTGTAGGGCTCCGCAAGCGGATTTCGAAAAAGCGCCTGGAAAACCACGCCCCCGGTCGCCAGCGCCGCCCCCGCCGCCGCCGCCAGCAACGTTCGCGGCACGCGCAGCGGCCAGAAAATGCGGCTGTGCTGAATGTCGAGGATGTCCGCCGGCGGCAGCGGCGTCGGCCCGACAAGCGCCGCCCCAGCGATCGCCACGAGCGCGAGCGTCGCCAGCAGCAGCACGCGGGCGGTGTTGGCGCGGGCGGGCATTCTCGTCAGCGTTCCTTGGGCGGCTTCTCTTCCAGGTCCGTGTCGTAGAAAAACCCGCCCACAAAATGCGACGTGTCGGTCGCCAGCTTGGCCGCCTCGATGTCGATCGTCTCGCGGGCGGCCTCGAGCGGCGGGCGCGAACAGGTGACCGATTTACCGTCGCGCTCCTCGGGCCAGAGCCGCGCGTGCGCCTCATCCTGCTGCGTGCCGATCACCTTCACCCCCAGCGCTGCGCTGGCCGCGACGACCGGATGCCCAGGCTCCTCCTGAAACTGGAGCCGCGTGACCCGCAGGTAGAGCACTTCATCGGCCTCGAGTTCGCGGCCGATGCGCTGAATCGTCCAGCTCGAATAATCCCGATTCACCTGCCTCAGGCTGAGCACATCATCAAACGAAATCACCTGGCTCTTCACCTTGTGATCGCGGAACAGGCCGGTGATCGCGTCGTGCAGGCGGCGGCTGAAGACCGGGTTCTCATCCTCCGCATGGGCGTAGTCGATCACGATCGCCAGCCGCCCCTCGGTCAGCTTGTAGGCCGCCTTCTGAATCTGCGGCGGAGACAGGTAATACGCCAGGGCGCGCAGCGCGCTGCAGCCGGCCAGCCCGGCCAGCAACGCCGGTAGCAGCAGCGCCAGGGCTTTCCGCGTCACTTGTCCTTCACCTGGCGATCGTAGAACTTCCCGGCGACGTCGCGCCCGAACTGCTCCATCGTCGCGCGGCGGATGGAATTGTCGTCGGCGCCCCATTCACCCGGCGAGTCCGGCGGGAAGAGCGTGTCGATCGTCCCGCGGTAGGTCGGCGGAGCGTCCGGATGAGCCGTGTCGTACACCTTGAGATTGGCCGAAATATGTCCGCGATAGAGGTGCGGGCTCTCGGGATCGCGCGTGCTGTAACGCGTGATCTCGATCAGCAGCGTGTAATCCGCCGCGAAGCGCCGCCCGATCGTGCCCGGATGCTGGCGATCCCAGTCCAGCTCGCGCCGCTGAAGATCAACCACTTCACGCGACGAGACGAAGCTCGCTTTCTTCACGTTCGACTGCATCGCGTACTGCACGTGCTCGGAAACCTCGAGCTGGACCAGGGGATACTCGAAAAGCGTGTCCATCTCGGTCCACACGATCAGGCACACTTTGCGGCCGGCCAGGTGCGGAAACTCGGCCGGCACTTTCCGCGTCGGCTCCTGGGCGAACATCATGAACGGCGCCAGCAGCAGATTGCAGCCGCTAAGTATGAGAGGCAGGATGGCCAGCACCGGGAGCGCTTTGCGAGGCAGGCTCATGCGGGGCAGGATACGCAAAAGGCCGCGCGAGAGAAAGAGCGTCGCCGCGCGGCGCCGCCCCTCTGGCCTCTCTGGTGCGAGAATCCCTCCCTGGTGCGAGACCCTGGTGCGAGAATCCCTTCTCGCACCTCAACACTCCCTGGTGCGAGAATCCCTTCTCGCACCCCAACATATGATATAACGCCCCCGTGCCCACGCTCCGCCGCCGACACGCCGTCCTGTTGCTCGTCATCGTCCTGACGTGGGGCGCCTGGCTGCGCCTCGCATCGCTCGCCGATCGTCCCCTGTGGCAGGACGAGTGCTGGACCGCCGCCGCGATCCGCGACTCCAACGCCGCAAATCTGCTGCGCCAGACGGACCTGCCCATCCCGCCTCTCTTCGCCGTTCTGGCTAAATGCACGCATGCGCTGGCCGCCCCTATCGAGCGCGGCGTACGCCTGCCGGCGGCCCTGTTCGGCTGTCTGACGCCTTTCCTGATCTACCGCGCCGCCCGCGCCGCCGCCGCGTCGCGCAGCGTGGCCCTGGCCGCCGCGACGCTCAGCGCCTCCAGCATCATGCTCGTCGTTTGGTCGCGCGAAGCCAAGCACTACGGCATCGAAGCCACCTTCGCCGCCGCCGCCGCATGGATCATCTTCGCCGTTCGGCGCGGTTCGCCCCGCGCGCGAACCTGCGCGACCGCGGTTCTGATCGGCCTGGTGACCGTCGCCCCCTGGTTCGGCTACGGCGTGTTTTTCTCCCTGGCGCCGCTGCTCGTACTCCTGTTTCTCCCCGACGCGCGCCGCCGCAGGACGGCTGTGACAATCGGCATCGTCACGACCGCGGCGCTCGCCGTCTCAACAGTCGTGCTCTGGTCGGTCGCCGCGCGGGGCCAGTCATCCAATCCCGCGCTGCAGTCGTTCTGGACCGAGCGCTATATCGACGCCGGGAATCTCAGGTCCTGGTTCGATGCGCTCTCGCGCCTGGCCATGTCGAGCTACCTGCTCGCGCTGCCCAGTGACTGGCTGCGCGAGGGCGACCAGGCGCTGCCTGGCGCGCTCCTGCTCGCGGCCGCCGTCGCGGGCCTGATCTTCTGGCCGCGCCGCGGCCGCCGCGAGATGGGCGTCTGGTTCATCGCTCCGCTCGCGCTCATGGCCCTCGCCGCCGCGGCGCACCGCTACCCCTTCGGCGTACCGCGATTCTTCGTCGTCTGGTCGCCGGCGGCGCTGATCCTGATCGCCGCAGGGATCGTCGGCCTCTGCCGCGCGGCGGCGAAAGCCGCGCTGGGCGACGGGCGCGTCGGCATCCTCGCGGCGACGATCGTCTGCCTGCTGCCGGCAACGTACGTCCTGAATATCCCGTTGCGGCAAGCGTACTGGTGCTACCACGACGTGCCGCGCGTGCTGCGCGAGCTGGCGGAAAAGCGAAAGCCGGGTGAAAAAGTGTTCGTTTCGCTGGTCGCCGGACCGGCGGTCGCGTTCTACGGGCCGGCCGGCGACCTGGACTTCGTCGACTATCCCCGCACGGCCGGGAACATCCCCGTTCCGGGATTCGATTATGCCGCCCGGACGCGCGACGCGCTGGCCTTCGCCGGGCGACGCTTCTGGATCATCTGCATTTCCGATCGTAACGACGCGATCCTGCGCGGCATCCTGAGCGAAGCCGAGAAACGCGGCTATTCCATGGAGATTGTGCTGCAAGCCGGCGATCGCCCGGCGCTGGGGAACGCCGTCCTGCTCAGCATGAGCCGCTGAAGCCGCATCGGAAACGTCGACACGCTATTCGTCCAACACGACATCCATCCCCTCTTCGAGCGCCCCCGGCAGCGACTCCGGCACGGCCACCCCCAGCGCCTTTCCCCCATCCGCCGTCAGCAGCAACGCCGCCCCCACGCTTCGTCCGCCGCTGCGAATCGTCAGCGGCGTCAAGAGCGGCGCCGCCGTCCCCTCCAACCGCAGGACAAACGCGGTTTCTCCCACGATAGATACGATTCGCCCGATCGGCACCGCCGGCCGTGGCGACGGGCCGAAACGCACGACATCGCCGGTCGCCAGTTCCAAATCACCGAACGCCGCCGCCGGCTCGACCATGCTGTAGTCACGCTGCACACGCTGCAGCAGAATCTGTCCGACTTCGGCGCCATCGCGGATAACGCGGCCGATTTCGCCCGCTTCCAGCCGATCGGCCTCGCCCGCATTGATCAACCCGCCGCGGTCCGTCAGCCGAAAAATCCGCGCCGCGAAGCGCCGCTGCGAAATCTCCGCGTCCGTGCGAATCCGCGCGTTGTCGCCCACGCGAATCAGGTCCGGCCGGGCGCCCTCGGGCACGGTTCCTTCGCCGTTCACATCGGCGACGGCCGAGTGCGGCGACACCACGCGCACGTACCAGAACCGATCGTCGCGCTTCTCCACCACGCCGTGCGTGACGTAGCGCCCGGATTGGAAGAAATCGATGTGCGCGTCGGCCGGACAGCGCACTCCGCGCGGCGCCGCCACCCATGCCCGCGCGCCGTCGTCGATCGCCTCGACCATGCAGACCGCGGTCATGGCCTCTCCCAGTCGCCGCCGCGCGGGCGACGGCCAGAGCGCGACGCTCTGAATCGAATGCAGCGGCAAGTCCGAGGCCAGCGCCACCGTGCAGCACAGGCACAGGTCCGCCTCAACCGCGAGCACCTCAAACCGCGCCACCGGCTGGCCGGCGGAGCGGCTCCACCAGGTATCGCCGACTCGAACCCCCTGCTCAGCCCCCGCGCGAAGCCACACGGTCCGCCAGCCCGGGGCGGCAGCGTCCACCGCGGCCAGAAGCGGCGCATCCAGCGGCCAGCGCGGCTGGAGCTCGCGCACCAGCGTCGGCCGCAACAACCACGCCCGCAGCGCACCCGGCGGCGGCGGTTCGAACCGGCGAAGAAAAAAGCAGGCGCCGGCCGGCGCGTTCACGCGCGTCAACCAGCCCAGCGGAGTGGCGCCGTCCGCAAGCAGCACGCGCGTGGCGGCGCCCTTCAAATCGGGCGCGGCCGCGAGCGTCAATAGCCAGCCTTCGCCGGCGGGACGGACGTCGACGACAGGCGTGCTCGTAATCAGCGCGTCGTCCGCGCGGACCGGCGTGGGAAGCAGCAAGCCAAGCGCGACCAGAACACAGATAGCCCACCCCGACGCTTTGCAATGCCACGGCAGTTCGGGGATCCACCCGGCTGCCCGCTGCCCCGACAAAAAAAATGACGCGGCCGATTTTGTCGGCCGCGTCCGGGATTGGGAGAGGAGGAGAAGCAGTTCCTTGCAGTACTCGCTAGTCACCCCT contains:
- the fixL_2 gene encoding Sensor protein FixL; this translates as MNSPLHASENTVDLTGQREAPRADFRSPPPTTDLLGAIAALESRLLSCQKLATLGSLTAVIAHEFNNLMTPLVASAELAISTGDPEMMKKTLTRGMNQAQRAIDLSRRVLDLTGAKSDPPTAVRVADAVQAALDTVIRPAQQASILLRVVVPPEIHVLAHRDMLVHLLLNLILNSHKACEDLREMLTISARRDDGQVEIDICDNGKGMLQDHIERVLNPFLAADPGTAPHDWLGVGLGLNACRIIARREGARLHFLLNESRGCTARVFWPAADAP
- the sigA_3 gene encoding RNA polymerase sigma factor SigA, with amino-acid sequence MLPGEQPEIVSPVRKIEPTSKLPANAVLRTLPDDHVEVVKRVLTETAECVFDSSFLRQDSESLYTGRLVRVEKTPRRPLKPDDSGMDLLADGELSPAAASERQLFLRLNYSRWRVMQKLEEFAGRRLTVDAIRELVRYELIVLETRDEIVRINMPLVLAMSKRTRITGVDFSDLISEGNLALLRSADKFDCNRGFKFSTYACRAILKSFSRVATRAARYRGYFPTEFDPTMEKSDHVNQKRVTVEVEYVDELKSILGRNLAQLNQVEQQVISARFALDPAADPENKAKTLEQVGEMIGVTKERVRQIQNRALSKLRSVLEESISPS
- a CDS encoding EthD protein; protein product: MVKLIALYSKPDDAAAFNTHYRETHMPLAMKMPGLRKCELGVIKSAAGGGEARYFLQAELYFDNQAALDAAMKSAEGRAAAKDVMGFAGKLIHMMVAEVETSTPG
- the hmuU gene encoding Hemin transport system permease protein HmuU — its product is MPARANTARVLLLATLALVAIAGAALVGPTPLPPADILDIQHSRIFWPLRVPRTLLAAAAGAALATGGVVFQALFRNPLAEPYTLGVASGASLAAAIGFLCGLGSRWSLAALVGIELHLPELPVLAFVGALGAIGLVYLMARFRGQRDMTHLLLAGVCVAYLSSAGVLLVTFLADRVVTNDIVKWMMGSLAGARPTAAAEVGVALLIVWLAAAAQHRALDLLALGDDVAASRGVPVSRVVWSCYLLVGLLTAVVVANCGPIGFVGLMLPHMTRAVVGARTLPLLGGAALGGAAFLAWCDAIGRSVRVYELPVGVITNLIGAGFFFYLLARTDIAMRR